A segment of the Populus alba chromosome 9, ASM523922v2, whole genome shotgun sequence genome:
aaatattttttgacattaaaataatttgaaaattttaaaaatattaattaaaaaaataataaaataattttcatttttcaaaaaaatatttttaaaatacagcaCCAAAAATTTCTTAACATCATATCAGACTAGTCACTAGATCGTGACTCGTGAGGGAGTGCCCTGGAAATGCCAACGAGGACACGAATTCTAGGTGTGGTGTGGCCCTTTGTCATCCGATGACAGCAAGGGATATCAGTTTTTGGTGTAAAGACAGTTATGCCACCATCTTTAACTTCGTTTTACCTTTCACTCTGCCGTGTGTTTGATATCCTGACAGCTTTTATGGTttagtaaagagaaaaaatttaaaatatatttctggtttattttaaatgtgtttAGCAATCTTGTCGTGatgcatgttaatttttttttaaattaattaaagatatagtaaaattatatttatttattttcaacacgaatatattaaaacagtgaaaaaactcctaaaaaataattaatatatttttagataatttttttttaaaattaaatattaccacaatactaaaatatatttttaaaagatatgtgCTAGGTTAACATAGCTGtgatataaattttttcatgtaaaataaatacaagataattttttataaataaaaataagttattttaatttttataaaatcaagtttttgaaacataattatatacaaggtccactataaaaaaaaaaatatttactaatcaaatgatttttttaataattaacaagAATCTACAGTTCAAATTtactcaaattcaaattttactttttttgaaGGATAATGTCGTTGGCTCACATTTTTAAACTTCAAACCACAGTTCTTGCCAGAAAAAGACACTACAGCAAATTATTTATCGAGTCCGCATGAAACTGGCTCAAGCTGCAACGGGCATGATTTCAAGACCAGCCATCAGTGCACTTTCATATTTCAGGGTTACAATTTAATCCGGATATATTTATCcgggaatattttttttggatttaataaataatagatagaaaataaatattattaaatttaatttgaaacttattTTAACCTAACCTGAAATCatacatttaaattatataaatatgtttatagaatatttatattttttttttacaatatgaCACACACACcttaatattgatataaaacacataaataaataatagttatcattttattatttaatatacatgcatatacttcaaatatatatattaactattttattttttactgattaataaataataatagataataaatatttgttagaTACCCAAaacctaataaataatttataaatatttaaatttctcACCCAATTAATAATAGATTAGCTTGTCATCCCTACTATAAATCGAGTTTAAATAATCTCATATTTTAGGATTCCTTGTATAAAAAGATTAGCTTTGAAGATTAAGAGCTCTCTATATGTAATATTTTGATAGAGTATGTTTGTTTAAGCTTTTAATGATGGGTTcatcactaaaaacaaaaaaacatactattaaaagaatgatttttatgcttttattttggtttttgtgttttgtgcTATGAAGGATTGCAACGcacaataaacataaaataaaaatctaaacaaacAGACTTTTAGTATCTcaaaatgaaaagattgaaaaaagaatgaagacatgtttttcttatatttcttaatcaattttttttgtttttaatatttttatctttttatttcaaaacagtaTTCAAACAATTATGATAAGCAAAGATTATGATAATTCAAAGCCCACCCTTGCCTTCCTGGCTACTTTATGTTATTTCTGTCCATGTCATCAAACTCCCtacttttcttaatttctttctttattgccTAATTAGAAGATTTAGCTTGTACGAATGGCTATCAAGGCTGTAGAAAAATCAGTTacattaattgaaaaatgaagTAAAAAGGTAGATAACTGAAGAGTAAAACCAACACAACatcaatgatgaaaaataattactccACGACCCGTCACGCTCTTAAATACACATGTAAGCTGacgctaaaaaaaatcatgaatttgagtttaacataaattttaaagtttatatttttttttactcagcaaaaatctcataaaatctaaaatgataaatttaaatacCCTAAACATTtgtaataactaaaaaacaactaaatccAAAACTGATaaggaaaaaacttaaaatactgGTTAAAATTCAAGTGCAATTTTGAGTGTTTTTAGAGTGAAATTTGGAGAATCCCTCAATctaaatttaggttttttattagaaatttatataaaaaaactcaagcccgaatcaataatttattcaaaagtTATATCTACCTGGATAACTCGTTAAACGAATCAAATCCATCAAAACCTGGGCTAATTGTTACACGTCATAAGCGAGCTAATAGATTTTATAAAGCCGCCTCTCTCTGAACTATGACAAATTTCTCTCCAGTCAATCTCCCTCTCCTTCCcttctccttcctttctctCTACTCTTTCCCACCCTCTCTATAAATCCACGCAATTCAACTAATCCCAACCTTGAAGCTCACAACCAGTAACCTCTTCAATGGAAATGGAAATTGCGATGCCAGTGCCACCTGTGGACTTCAACTTTGATAGCACCTGTTCTTCTCCTTACATGACTGCCCCTTCAAGTCCTCAAAGATTTGGCAACTTATTCTTTAGTGCCCCAACAAGCCCCACTCGTATGTCCTCTTTCTATAGGGAGCTTAATGATATAACTCTTTCTACAAATTCATCATCTACAATCCCTTTTGACTGGGAAAAGAAGCCTGGAACTCCCAAATCCAAGAACCAAAGTGAAGACAACAACAAGAATGATGGTGATCTTGATGATTATAATGAGGATTTTGAGTTCGATTTTAGTGGTCAATTAGAAAGAACTTCTTTATCAGCTGAAGAACTATTTGACGGTGGAAAGATCAAGCCTTTGAAGCCACCACCTGGCTATGACTCTTCAGTTTCTTCTCCAAGGTCTCCAAGATCACCTAGATCAAGAGCCACAAAAAAGAAGGAATTTGACCCCTTTCAAGCTGCCATTGAAGAGACATGTAGAAGAGAAGTTAAGCTACAAGTTAATCAACAAGGCCAAGCTCCCCATCAACGTGGAAGAGGCAGAAGCTGTGGTAGTGGTTCCTCATTTTCAGGTTCTATACGTAAAGGAAGCAGATCTTTATCTCCTTTAAGAGTCTCAGACATCACGTTTCATCAAGAAGAGAATTCCCagaattcaaataatatttcttctACAGCAAGCACCCCTAAATCATCTTACACGTCTTCTATCTTATCCGCAATATCATTCACATCGAAAAGGTACAAGAAATGGAAGCTGAAGGACCTGTTGCTGTTCAGAAGTGCATCAGAAGGAAGCAGGCCGACAAGCTGCAATGACCCGTTAACAAAATATTCAGTCTTGTCCAAAAAAGAAGTGGCAGAGGATGTCAAGAATTCTAGCTTTCGGTCTACAGATAGCATAGGAAGTTCCAGGAGGAGATCAGGGCCTATATCAGCTCATGAGGTGCATTACACAGTGAACAGGGCGGTTTCagaggaaatgaaaaggaaaacgtTCCTACCTTACAAGCAAGGTTTATTGGGGTGCTTGGGATTCAATCGGGCTGCAAGTGTGCATGAGATCTCTAGAGGTGTTAGGTCTTTGACACGTGGATGATTCAGATCAACTCAAtctgggttttcttcttcttttgtgatttgaattttaatggtTAGCTTGATATATTTGTTATACATGATTATAATGGTGCTTTGTATGGAAATACGACATAATTAATGAAGACATCTACAAGATTATAAATGTGAACAGAACACTGCTTGTGGTTGGCCGTGTCTGAGATGTGGTTTACCAAGTAAAAGATTCAAAATAGAATGCGGTTGTTGTGCTTATCTCTAAATTTGGCATCAACGTTTTGTAATGTCTTCTGGTAAAAGGTTCGATATGGACAAATTTGACTGAACATAATAATTATTTCATCGCTTTTCTCTGCAGTAAGAAACATTCTGGCATTGCAATTTTGGACCACATTGTATTCCTTGGTGATACTTGCCTTGTAGGGAAAGTTCATCTCTACCAGTCATAAGAAAACAGAGCCCGCTGAACTAAAATGAGCTGAAATGGGTTTTAAGCAACACAGATCAATGAACTAAACAAGAAAACACAAGTAGCATTAAAGTGAATAGTTTTCTGAATGAGATCTTCAAGCCATTTCTAGAAAGGATCAAGAGGTCCATTTGATAATAAATTTCATTACATGAGCTGAGTACATGTGGACCAATTGAATCATATCATAGAGATTTATAAGGGCACTCAACAGTAACAATGAGATTCACTGCACCAACCATTTAAACATTTTCATCGATTAAAAAGTTTCCCATCTAAAAATACGCATCACCAGCTAGAAAGTTGAAATGTTGGAGAATGATAACACAACATGGCAATAGCCGAAAAACTAAAGGGCAGCAGTGCACTACACATGGGTGGGAAAGGGATTTCCCTAACATAATCATTATGTTAGTGGAATAATTACGCTCATGACGTTAAACAGTGTAAAGGTCTGTGATTGGTATATTAGCACCAATAGTCAAACGAAAGGTGGAGGAATCAAtcactcaaaaaacaaaataaaactaacaaaacTTGTCCTTTCCTGCATTTTTCGACCATGATTTGCTCATCACTACAACCTGTAATGATGAACAGTCGAGGAAGCAGCttttgtttaaaatgttttaggCTCTCAACATGCATATAATATAGtcttaaaaaatgcaaaattaaagTGCTGCAACTTAGTGTGTACTGTTGTCTTTGAAGAGtttgaaacaaaagaaacaaggtTGCTAATTACTAAAGCATTCAGCTAAAAAAATCCCTTAACTATGAAGCATATATTGGCTGCAATACCCAGTGATTCTGACATGTTTGATTTCTAAATTAAACAttcataatgatttttaaaatcaatgctttgttttttattacagCAAGGCCAAACATACACTAAACTTCAAATTAGAACTGGTCAGTTCGGTTACACCAATAGGGTCCATTACTCTCTTTTTCCCTCAGAAATTTTACTGTTAACTATATCGATGGgatgcatattttttaaaaagaaaaggaaaggaagaacTTGAGATTGTTTTAGCATACAGAGTTTTGCTTTTGCAAGGCACTCCTGAGGGAAAAGAGAGCATGCATGCAACCTGGCTTTACTAAAAGGTCTTCAATGTCTATCATAAAGGAGACCCACATGAAATATGCCCTTTAATTATGAGCACTATCCTTTTTGCACTCTCTTCTCTGGGATTTGTTAGCCAGGGAGGAAAACATACGAGGGAGGATAAGATGGCCATCGCATTGTATCTATGCAATAGTGGATGAAATACTCCTACGACCATAGAGAATAATAATTTCCAATGCAAAAAACTTGTCTCATTTACAACAACAACGATGGCAATGATAATGATGAGAGTATATCAATGGTTTTtggcaatatatttttattctcaatAGCTTCATCATGGTTGTTGGTGAAAATGATGGCCTCTCTTGATTATATATAGAATCATAACACGACTAGGGCTcttaaaaaattgtattatcTACTAATCCAGAGTGCCAGGTGCTCTCAGTCAAGTCCAATTAAACTGCTTCTATAATAACTCATATGCCCAATTCAATATGATTTatatctgcttttttttttttggacgcCCGACGTAATCCTGTTA
Coding sequences within it:
- the LOC118058672 gene encoding uncharacterized protein, whose amino-acid sequence is MEMEIAMPVPPVDFNFDSTCSSPYMTAPSSPQRFGNLFFSAPTSPTRMSSFYRELNDITLSTNSSSTIPFDWEKKPGTPKSKNQSEDNNKNDGDLDDYNEDFEFDFSGQLERTSLSAEELFDGGKIKPLKPPPGYDSSVSSPRSPRSPRSRATKKKEFDPFQAAIEETCRREVKLQVNQQGQAPHQRGRGRSCGSGSSFSGSIRKGSRSLSPLRVSDITFHQEENSQNSNNISSTASTPKSSYTSSILSAISFTSKRYKKWKLKDLLLFRSASEGSRPTSCNDPLTKYSVLSKKEVAEDVKNSSFRSTDSIGSSRRRSGPISAHEVHYTVNRAVSEEMKRKTFLPYKQGLLGCLGFNRAASVHEISRGVRSLTRG